The sequence below is a genomic window from Nostoc flagelliforme CCNUN1.
TCTTCCTGGCAGAGGACAGCCGATTGTCGTGTGGTTAATCAACGCCAGGGAGGTTGAGCAACTTACACTGTCTATTTTTAGTAAAAACGCGGTGCGAATGGGGGCAAAAACATGGCAAGAAAAAAATCTAGATTACGGAAAATAAAACGCTTTTTAAGTGTACTGCTGCTTTTGGCTATGTTCTTAGGGCCGGGGTTATTGCCCCCTACTTTCGCACATGTAACTGCGGAAAACTCCATTGTTCAAAAGTTGTCTTATGCCCAGAGTTTGCTAGAACAGGGCAGTAAATTCTATGAAGCTGAACGGTTTGCTGAAGCTGCTACCTTTTGGCAACAGGGTATCTCTGCATTCAAAACTAATGGAGATGAACTGAGGCAAGCGATCGCACTGGGTAATCTCTCATTAGCTTATCAGCAATTAGGACAGTGGTCAGAGGCAGAAACTGCGATCGCTCAAAGTCTCAACTTATTACAAACTGCTAAAGACACCAAAGACTCTTCGCAAATTCTAGCCCAAGTCCTAGATATCAAAGGTCGCCTGCAATTAGCTCAAAGCAAAGCTGAAGATGCCCTAGATACTTGGCGAGTATCACTTGACATTTATACCAAAATCGGCGATGAAAGGGCGGTTCTTCAAAATCGCATTAACCAGGCGCAAGCTTTGCAAACTTTAGGATTTTATCGTCAAGCCGAGAAGACGTTAAGGGAAAGTACCCAGATTCTCCAAAGTCAACCCAACTCACCTGTTAAAATCGCAGCCCTGCATAGTCTCGGCAATGTCGTGCAAGTCACTGGTGATTTAGAAACATCTCGGCAGATATTGCAGCAAAGTTTAGAAGGAGCTTCATCGTTGCAAGATCAGGAAGCGATCGCTGATATTCTCCTCAGTCTGGGTAATACAGCCCGTGTCCAGCAAGACACGCAAACAGCGATAAAATTTTATCAACAAACTATCAACACTACAACCTCACCCACTACCCGCATCCAAGCTCAAGCCAATCAACTAAGACTACTACTGAAAACTGAGCAATTGTCAGCTTTCCAAACATTGTCCTCTGAAATTAAAACTCAGCTTAAAGACTTACCCGTTAGTCGGACAGCAATTTCTGCTCGCATTAACTTTGCCCAAAGTCTAATGCAATTCCGAAAACAAACCGCCGCAGACACTCCCTCATCGTTGGACATTGCCCAATTACTGGCAACTGCTATTGAGCAAGCAAAAAGTTTGCAAGATAAACGCACACAATCCTATGCTCTTGGTGTTTTAGGTAAAGTGTACGAACAAACTCAACAGTTGTCTGATGCCCAAAACCTCACTCAACAAGCCTTGCTCATCGCTCAAGATATCGATGCTAAAGACATTGGCTATCAATGGCAATGGCAACTGGGACGTTTGCTTAAA
It includes:
- a CDS encoding CHAT domain-containing protein, encoding MARKKSRLRKIKRFLSVLLLLAMFLGPGLLPPTFAHVTAENSIVQKLSYAQSLLEQGSKFYEAERFAEAATFWQQGISAFKTNGDELRQAIALGNLSLAYQQLGQWSEAETAIAQSLNLLQTAKDTKDSSQILAQVLDIKGRLQLAQSKAEDALDTWRVSLDIYTKIGDERAVLQNRINQAQALQTLGFYRQAEKTLRESTQILQSQPNSPVKIAALHSLGNVVQVTGDLETSRQILQQSLEGASSLQDQEAIADILLSLGNTARVQQDTQTAIKFYQQTINTTTSPTTRIQAQANQLRLLLKTEQLSAFQTLSSEIKTQLKDLPVSRTAISARINFAQSLMQFRKQTAADTPSSLDIAQLLATAIEQAKSLQDKRTQSYALGVLGKVYEQTQQLSDAQNLTQQALLIAQDIDAKDIGYQWQWQLGRLLKTKGDTKGAVAAYTEAVNNLQALRSDLVAVNSAVKFSFREVVEPVYRELVDLLLQSQDNQVSSENLAKASNTIELLQIAELENFFRNNCLNAQILNPKKDPKAAIIYPFILPDRLEVIIELPQQRWLHYSTPVVKKELETTLKQLQENLPKPHTLRQVQSLSQKVYKWLIQPAEAALAESQTPTLVFVLDGWLRNIPMAALYDGKQYLVEKYNIALTPSLQLIEPKSSEKEFKTIAAGLSEASSGFSALPNVKLELEQIRSQVPSSILLNQEFTSKALQNRINSLSFPIVHLATHGQFSSKAEETFIVAWDERIYVKKLNELVRSLEQNRPEAIDLLILSACQTAAGDEQAALGIAGVAFQAGARSTIASLWNLDDESTAVLMSQFYQELGNKNLTKAEVLRHAQLALLQNPKYKRPRFWAPYVLLGNWL